One part of the Accipiter gentilis chromosome 36, bAccGen1.1, whole genome shotgun sequence genome encodes these proteins:
- the LOC126034858 gene encoding translation initiation factor IF-2-like, translated as MASAAAPWPPRPAPRPVHPALWPPGPVAPDSCPVATTSCPIATASCPIAVAPTAAPWPPRPAPRPAPPAPQPPSPVAPDSCPTATTSCPTVTATHSRAGVRRGAGGRAPAAWTCEGTAAAAAAAAALPRQTAGAVNI; from the coding sequence ATGGCCTCGGCCGCTGCTCCATGGCCACCAAGACCTGCCCCACGGCCAGTGCATCCCGCCCTATGGCCCCCTGGCCCCGTAGCCCCTGACTCCTGCCCCGTAGCCACCACCTCCTGCCCTATAGCCACAGCCTCCTGCCCTATAGCCGTGGCCCCTACCGCTGCCCCGTGGCCACCCAGACCTGCCCCACGGCCAGCGCCTCCCGCCCCACAGCCCCCTAGCCCCGTAGCCCCCGactcctgccccacagccaccacctcctgccccacagtCACCGCCACCCACAGCCGTGCCGGCGttcgccgcggggcggggggccgggcgcCGGCGGCGTGGACGTGTGagggcacggcggcggcggcggcggcggcggcggccttgCCAAGGCAAACAGCCGGCGCGGTAAATATTTAG